ATCTATTAGTTAAAGCATCTGTCAGTAGAAGCATCCACGCACTTAATGTCTATCAGAAGAAGCATGTGTGTCCAGCTGTGGTCAAGTGGCAGTGCTCAGAGCACACAGACTCATCACGATGCTGACAAATTTCTGATTGCTTATTAGCCAGAGTCTTCCACACACTTAAGAGCATGTCTTTTGTCAAAGAATCTTAGTACAGTCTGTGAACTTTTGACAAGAAGCAGAAAGACATCCTGCAGAGGTAAAGCCACAAAGTGTTTTCTTTTGTGTGAAAACAGTTGATAGCAAGGGCTTTCTTATTGTAAATCGATTCATCAGAGTGTAAGTTGGTTTTGGATAATTTAAACTGCTTGTGCCCCCTTTGTGCATACCTGAACCATTCTGCTGCCAATGGCAGTTGTGGACTTGGTTGAGCCTAACTTGAAGTTTCAGCAAATTTTCTGCTTGTACCCCGAAAAATGGCATCTGCGGTTTATTTTGCGGACCCTGCTACAATGCTTCAGTTTATAGACTTGGTTGAGTCATGCTGCTATGATGCTTCACCTTGACCAGGATAGTGGCTGCATTTGATGAACTCCCTgccctcttctttttcctttttctccctaGGTTGGTTTGCTGAACTTGGCAAATGAGGACTTcgtcaaaaaattagttgatAATACCCACACCAATTTTCAGGTAAGCAATTTCAAATTGCTTTATTTGGGTTGGAAGAAATGCCAGCTTAGTCTCAAGCATTTGTTTTTTCCCTCTTACGTGGACATATTTTAAGATTTTGTAGTGTTACTTTCCTTGAATAATCTCTTGACTTGCTATTATGTGCATGCAGGATGCTTTGGATTCAGAAGATTGTAATAGAATCCGTATATTGATGCGGTTTCTGACTGTTATTGTATGTTAAAGGGGCACCTTTTCTTGATTATTGTTTTGCTATTGTTGCCCACAGTTTCTTTTTGGATTCTTGTCCAGTGGTATAATTTCCTTACCAGCTTATTTTGTATAGATGTGTAGTAAAGTCCTACAACCAAGTTCGATCGTAGTGGTTTTTGAGACTTTATTGTCATCAGCTGCAACTACTGTGGATGAGGAGAAAGGGAACCCCTCTTGGCAGGCACGTGCTGACTTCTATATAACTTGTATCTTATCCTGCCTACCATGGGGAGGCGCGGAGCTCATTGAGGTACTCTATCTTGGCTGAAAACTAATTGGATGCTCATGTTATGGACATTTCATTGCACAGTACTTTTCTATTGGACTTTTTAATACGACAGCTATTTAGGCTGACTTCCAGAAAAAGTATGAAGGCCTTTCATAACCACATTCAAGAAATTAAACTTATTTTTGCTGGAATTTAGCTTAGTGTTACTCCCTTTATGTATCGGTTTTGTAACTTGCATGAGTAAGTAGCTAAAATTGGCCAAGAGTGATTTACTTTTGAAGGTTTCAAATGTGTTAGAACTATTCGTATGTTTCAAGCAGTTCCTTTTAAGAGTTAACTGCAATGAAATTTTTGGCCTTATGCAGTTAAGatcccttccttcttttttttttttttctgctatgGGGTGCCCGGGGGGGGATTTTCTCTGCTTATACATAGATTTTATGACAAAGGAGAACATGGTGTTCAAAATGGGGAAGCTCGTTTAGTAATTTTGTGTCTTAAGCACTCTTAGAAGGTAGTCTTGGTATTTTCTCATGCATATCCTGAATTGCACAAAGCTCATCAACATCTTCTATGGTGGCCTTTTTCTGAATGCAGCAAGTGCCCGAGGAGATTGAGAGAGTCATGGTTGGAATAGAAGCTTATATGAGCATTAGAAAGCATGTATCCGATGATGGCTTAGTATTttttgaggatgaagatgagaatGAGGAAGGGCTCAAGGAAAAGGTGTAGTTTCTCTTTTTCCAACTtgggtcttcttcttccttttgtggTGGATATGCtatctttctaattttgtgAAAGATTTCCAAACTTTTGTTTGTACTGCTCAAAATCAATACTGTGAATCCAAAATTGGTGGGCGTAGTTATCTAATTCATTGCAACTAGGTCCTTAGCTGAATTAGTAATAGCAATTAGCgggtggcattttttttatggtttgttCGCCATGCATCCTTTGGATGGCACTTGAAACGGCAAGAACATATTGCTAGCAGATTTAGGTGATGATATGATTTTCGTGGTCTCGGATGATGATAGCATCAATAGTATACTACTTTTTAGACTGAATCCTTTTGTCGCCACTAATCTTGCCTTTTTCTGCTTGTCCGGTTAAAAATAATGACTTGATTGAATGTGCTTCTGATAGAGACGCGAGATCCTGTAGCACGGTGCTCTTTAGGAAATAAAGCTAAAAGACTATGACATTGGTTTTATTTTGGGGCCAAATACCTAGCTTGTGCCCAGGGAATTAAACCATAGATGCATTCAACATGGTCATGAAAAGAAACTAGGGATGTCTATAACTTCCATGTAGTGCCAGGTCCCAAAAATAGGGAGATCTTGGCTAGGTGTCTCAATGAGAGTGTGTCGCTAGAGTTTTAGAATATCGAGCTCATCGACCTTATGGACCCATTCCCGGGTTTTGTTACTGTGATTTCTGGTGTATGGGAGAAATTTCTTATGCTCAATCATTTCCCAGGTCCTTGTTTTCTTGAACATGGTTCTAAGAAGATTTTGTAGGTTTTAATATGCCTTTTGGGATACCTTTTTTCTTGTTCAGAGCTTTAGTAGAAGCATCTTATCCTGGTAATAGTTGTCATGAGCTTGAAATCTGCAATTTCTTCATCTCAATGTATTGTCAGGATTTCTTGGAGGATTTGTGGGAACGTATTCAAATTCTTTCCAACAATGGATGGAAACTGAACAGTGGTATGGTTGAAACTTTCATCTTTCTGTGCAGTTATGGTCTTTGCTCTATTGCTGGCTTTCATAGATTTCAGAGTGTGTCAAATTTATCACTCTTTCTGCACTTTATCCTGCTAGTTCCAAGACCTCACCTCTCATTTGAAGCTCAGCTTGTTGCTGGAAAGTCTCATGATTTTGGCCCTGTCAGCTGTCCCCCACAACCTGATCTGCCTTCAACACTTTCTGTGATCACTTATGGGAAACAGAAACATGATGCGGAATTGATGTATCCTCAAAGAATCCGGAGGCTTAATATTTTCCCCGACGACAAAACTGAGGTAAAAGATCAACTTTATGTTACATTCCTTTGctttgaaaattaaagaaaaaaatttggagactCACTTTAAGGTTAGATATTGCTTGGACAATTAGTTAATTTACTTGATATCTAGTAGTGTGAGAATCTCGCTTTGTGAAAGTGTACAGATTGACATCTATTAATTTGTGTGAGTAACCTTCTTGGTAAtgcgttttttgttttttccttcttatatAACCAACAAATAACTTTGATAAAACTGAGGTAAAAGATCAACTTTACATTACATTCCTTTGctttgaaaattaaagaaaaaaatttggagactCACTTCAAGGTTAGATATTGCTTGGACAATTAGTTAATTCACTTGATATCTAGTAGTGTGGGGATCTCGCTTTGTGAAAGTGTACAGATTGATATCTATTAATTTGTGTGAGTAACCTTTTTGgtaatgcattttttttctcttcttataTAACCAACAAATAACTTTGATGTGAACTCTCttacttaatatttttttcctctaaGGAAAATGCTAGGTATACTAAATTGGATACTAAGTGATTTGACATTCTATTGCTTGTTGAATGTAGTCCGCTATTGTGAAATTGGCATGTTAAGTGATTTGACATGTACTTATGAACATTATGTCCTTCCTTGATTCTAGAGGGATGATAAGTTTCTCTTTTGCTGACAGGATCTTCAACCAATAGATCGCTTTGTTGTGGAAGAATATCTGCTGGATGTGTTGTTCTACTTTAATGGATGGTGATTTTCAACCTTGTACTCTTTGCCATTctcataaaatggaaaaaagatgaCGGTGGTGCACAAATTACAATGGTGATCTTTTGTTTGAACAAGTGGATTTGAAAAAGTAGGGTAAACCAATTCTACAGAATTGAAATCAGCAATTAAAGTTATAATAGGACTTGTTCTATTTGTTTGAGAAGATGCTATGCCGCCACTTGGACTCAAACTGAGATGCTCTAGCACTGCTTCCTAAGAGCAGCTTATCTACCGAGGTCACCATAGCGGCGTACTCAAAATAATAATACTATTATTACTTAATCATCTTATGCCAATACCCTTGTCATTGTGCTGTTGATCTTTTTTATGCTAATTCCTTGCTTTCATAttcctttatttctttatttaccttttcatcttttaggtggcagcttttttttttttttttggggggggagggatTGGTTTAGGTAGGATGGATTCTTCATTTGTAGATGGCATGGACTTTCCTTGACAGGCCTGGAGTTCTTGAGCAATTTACATCTGACCAGCTATAGATAGGACAACATAGTTTCTGTATCATGTAAGCTTGGTAATTTATCAGCTGCCAAGTTTTCTCCTGAAGAAATAAATTGGGCTTCAAGCGCTCTTCTCATGATTTATGCTAAATGTGAGAACTGTGCAAGTTGTGTCTCTATGGGATCGAGTTGTGCAGTATGACATTCAATGCATTAATTCATCACGACTAAAAATGATTTAATAGCAGACTATGGGTGttatatgcaatttttttgcaaatccTGCTTAGTTAATCTAGGTTTAAAGTTGTCTGTTACACTTTCCATACTCTCCAATTCTATTTGATATGTGCCATCTCACATGATGAGACCTGTCGAACTTAACTTCTCTTGCTTTTGTTTCTTGATTTGTGCAAAGCTAGTCGAAAGGAATGTGCTTTGTACATGGTTGGTCTGCCTGTTCCCTTCAGATACGAGTATCTTATGGCAGAGACAATATTCTCGCAGGTATGCTCGCATGTGTAACAAAGTGATTGTTGCTTTAATTCTGCTACACTGCGCTGAATGAAGCTCCCTAGATGAAAATACACTCATTGAATTGATGCTAAGACAATCTTTTCTATGTGCcaactttttatctttctaTCTTAATCACTTATATTGTTTTTGCTTTggccttttctatttttagttcAGACTTTTAGTTAGCCGAATGCTTAGGACTGCTCAAGTGCTTACATGGTGCTTGAGTGTAATATAGAATTCCAATTGCCCTGGCTTGTGCATTGTCAAGCCGCAGTACCTGGAAAGTAGGTTCCTCAGTCAATTACATTCAGACTAAGTCACGTGCCAATTTTTTCTGGGCTTGATAACTTGTGACCTTTCAGTTTTCAGTATTCTCTATATGGACCCAAGACATTCAGCTGGTAGAATTCCCTAGACTTGTTTGCATAGTGTTTACCTAGAGTCTTCGCATAGTTATgatataatttcttttcttttctgtgtaCATTGCAGCTATTGTGCTTTTTGCAGTCAGTTATACGAGGCTTATTGCTTTACACGTTTCTTACAAATCTCATTGCTGCAGTTACTTTTGCTGCCACACCCCCCTTTCAAGCCAATATATTACACACTGGTCATAATTGACCTTTGTAAGGTAGTTCTAAGAACTATTAAGATGCAAATCCTTTTCTTGTCCACATTTGAGTCGTGCCTTTTTCACATTAGTTTTTCACTATATTTTGGTCTGTAGGCTCTTCCTGGAGCCTTCCCCGCAGTAGTAGCAGGTGCAGTTCGTGCTCTGTTTGAGAAAATTGCTGATTTGGATATGGAGTGCCGCATGAGGCTCATCCTTTGGTTTTCACACCACCTGTGAGTATAGGTTTTGGAAACTCATGGTTGATGAGTTGGTCCAGTTTTAGTTAATAGTAAATTGGTTTAATGCTCTTTCTTTTAACCTATCTCATGTCATTATAGCCATTTTGAATATGCATTTTTGGTAATAGTTACTGTTGCCTTGTAATAAGGATGTTATTCTTAGTGCTGAGAATTGATTGGTGGAAGTTCTTGTTTCCATCAGGCTGTGACTAATGCCAACCTAAACTTGTAATATCATCCATTGTTTTTCTTATATAATCCGTTTTCTGAtgttatttataaaaattagtTGGGGCAGGAAATGATGGTATATGATGATAGTTCTCTTAGTTTAATGAATGTATGACTGATTTGAAAGTTTCTTCTctaaaagtaaatatatatttgtttcATACTCTTGTTTTTCTGTGCAGCGAGTGAGTTTGTATTATCATATTGAGTGCAAATTTGATGTATCTTCATTTACTAGGTCATTTCTCAATTGTAGCTGCTACTTTGAAACTCCTGGTTTGCATGCTTTCTGCTTGTTAAGTGACGTCctccaaatagaaaaaaaggtgCACATTACACCTGGGGAGGAATAGAAATTATTAGTTGATCTTCGAATGGGCTTTCATCGGTCTGTGTGATATTGTGTAATGACAAACCAATATTTCCCAGatccaactttcaatttataTGGCCTTGGGAGGAGTGGGCTTATGTCTTGGATCTTCCAAAATGGGCACCCCAACGTGTCTTCGTTCAGGAGgttttggagagagagatccGTTTGTCATACTGGGAGAAAGTTAAGCAGGTAAGAATTCATGCCATTGCTGTTTAATTTAGAACAGCTTGTTGCTTAAGCAAGCTCTGAAGTTTTTTATTAAAGAAGCTAGCTTTGAACTTTGAGTgcttttttcttataaaaaatcgGAACTTTTCCAACATAAAATGACCACAGGAGTTGCCTAAGTTTAGGAGTTTGTAAACTAATTTTGGAGCAGCTAAACTAGTATCGTTGTGAGTTCTCTAAGGCTTCAGATGTATAGTTCCTTTAATCTTAAGATATCTTTATGACAACGGCCAATTAATGAGTGGGAAGGTATCCATGATTGAACGTTGAATTAATGAGTAGGAAGATATCCATGATTGAACGTTGAAGAGCGAAAAATGATGTTTGTTTATGTTTTCTCATAGAAGCTAATTCATCTGCATGAAGCATCTGCTTCTTTCGTATCCCTTTTCTTTCTGTGCTTGTTCTAATAAGCACATGCTTTAGTAGATGGGTGCTTCTTTGGGAAGCCTAACTTGAAGTCCATGACCATTAGTTTTTAGATGTCAATTACATGTGAGAATGATTCTTCCTGTAATGacatctttttcttgtttattacTCTCATCCTTACAGAGTGTTGAGAATGCGCCTGGATTAGAAGAGCTGCTTCCTCCCAAGGGAGGTACAAACTTCAAATATGGCATTGATGATGGCAGCGAACAAACTGAAGAGCAAAGGCTCTCTGCAGAACTCAGCAAAATGGTAAAAGGTAGGCAAACTGCACGTGAATTGATCTCATGGATCGAAGAAAGTGTTTATCCAGTTCATGGTTTGGAGTCTACTCTCCAATTGGTGGTGCAAACTCTTCTCGACATTGGCTCTAAAAGTTTCACTCATTTGATTACCATCCTTGAGAGATATGGCCAAGTCATTGCAAAAATTTGCCctgatgaagaaagacaagTGATGTTGATAGAGGAATTGAGCTCGTACTGGAAGAACAATCCTCAAATGAGGGCTATCACTATTGATCGAATGATGGGTTACCGACTAATATCAAATTTGGCGATTGCGAGATGGGTTTTCTCTCCTGTCAACATCGATCAGTTTCATACATCAGATCTTCCATGGGAGGTAAGCTGGCACATTTCTTATATGTGGTTTGAGTTcgtaatatttttgaaaattttcttgtttaTGACATACTATCATTTTCTCCAAACCTGAGtgtcaaattgtcaaaatagtTTAATCTGTATATCCCGTCATAGtccaaccaaaaagaagaaatttgtaATCTT
The genomic region above belongs to Rhodamnia argentea isolate NSW1041297 chromosome 6, ASM2092103v1, whole genome shotgun sequence and contains:
- the LOC115734176 gene encoding nuclear cap-binding protein subunit 1, with product MSSWKSLLLRIGDKCPEYNSSDPKEHIETCYGALRRELDHSGSDILPFLLQCAEQLPHKIPFYGTVVGLLNLANEDFVKKLVDNTHTNFQDALDSEDCNRIRILMRFLTVIMCSKVLQPSSIVVVFETLLSSAATTVDEEKGNPSWQARADFYITCILSCLPWGGAELIEQVPEEIERVMVGIEAYMSIRKHVSDDGLVFFEDEDENEEGLKEKDFLEDLWERIQILSNNGWKLNSVPRPHLSFEAQLVAGKSHDFGPVSCPPQPDLPSTLSVITYGKQKHDAELMYPQRIRRLNIFPDDKTEDLQPIDRFVVEEYLLDVLFYFNGCRKECALYMVGLPVPFRYEYLMAETIFSQLLLLPHPPFKPIYYTLVIIDLCKALPGAFPAVVAGAVRALFEKIADLDMECRMRLILWFSHHLSNFQFIWPWEEWAYVLDLPKWAPQRVFVQEVLEREIRLSYWEKVKQSVENAPGLEELLPPKGGTNFKYGIDDGSEQTEEQRLSAELSKMVKGRQTARELISWIEESVYPVHGLESTLQLVVQTLLDIGSKSFTHLITILERYGQVIAKICPDEERQVMLIEELSSYWKNNPQMRAITIDRMMGYRLISNLAIARWVFSPVNIDQFHTSDLPWEILRNAVSKTYNRIVDLRKEILSLKKDVMSAEEASAKARADLEGAEQKLMLVDGEPTVGENPVRMKRLKSYAEKAKEKEVSIRENLEVKEALLGRAYNENEALFLALYTKLSSVLKERLPEPSKARTLRELKSINADETAVELEEPSAMEMDDENGRAKESHSNGEKASDVYKVGEEAQWCISTLGYVKAFSRQYASEIWPLLEKLEAEVLTGDVHPLFRKAVYSGLRRSVSGYSSG